CGATCGGCGGTGATCACGATGCCCGGCACCGCGCCCTGCAGCCGTTCGCTGAGCGCCTCCAGCGCCATCAGGCCGGTGACCTCGTTGTCGAGGTGGTAGTCGGCGAGTATCGCATCCGGCTCGCCGTCGAGGTTGCGCAGCACCGACTTGGCCCCGCCGATGGTGGTGGCGGTGTAGACCTCGCAGCCCCACCCCGACAGCATGGCGCGCATGCCCTCGAGGATCAGCGTCTCGTTGTCGATGCACAGGATGCGGGTCCCCGCCAGCTTGTTGCCCACGCGGCGCGGCGAGGCGGCTTCCTCGGCACGCTCGGCGGCGCTGCGCGGCGCCACGACCGGCACGCTGACCGAGAACATGGTGCCGACGCCTTCCCGCGAGAAGACCTTGATCGGATGGTCGAGCACGCGACTCATGCGATCGGCGATCGACAGCCCCAGGCCCAGGCCCTTCTCGCTCTCCTTGTGCCGTGTGGCCTGGTCCAGACGGCGGAACTCCTGGAAGATCTCGGCCTGCTTGGACTCGGGAATGCCCGGGCCCGAGTCCCACACCTCGATGGTCAGCCGCGAGCTGCGGCGACGGCAGCCCAGCAGCACCCGGCCCTCCTGGGTGTAGCGCAGCGCATTGGAGAGGAAGTTCTGCACGATTCGGCGCAGCATCTGCGGGTCGCTGTCGACCCATTGCCGGGTCGGCACCACCACCAGGTCGAGGCCGCGATCCTCGGCCATCACCTCGAACTCGGCGCGCAGCGGCTGGAAGATGTCGGCCAGGGCGAAATGACTGCGTCGCGGGGTGAGGGCGCCGGCATCGAGCTTGGAAATGTCGAGCAGGGTGCCGAGCAGTTCCTCGGCCGCCTGCAGCGAATTGTCGATGTGGCCGATGGTGCGCTTCATGTCGTCGGCGTCCATCTCGTGAGACAGCGCCGAGGTGAACAAACGGGCGGCGTTCAACGGCTGCAGCAGGTCGTGGCTGGCGGCGGCGAGGAAGCGCGTCTTGGAGGCGTTGGCGTCCTCCGCCACCTGCTTGGCCTGGCGCAGGGCCTGCTCGGCCTCGGCGCGCACGCGGTTCTCCTGGCGCAGGGCGGTGTTGGCCTCGGATAGCGCCTGGGTGCGCTCGCGCACGCGCTCCTCCAGGGTCTCGTTGGTCTCCTTCAAGGCGATCTCCGCCAGGCGCCGCTCGGTGATGTCCTGGTAGAGCGCAAAGAAGCCGAGGATGGCGCCGCTATCGCCGAAGTGCGGGGTGTAGGTCACCAGCATGTAGCGCAGGTCGTCGGCGATACGCATCGACACTTCGAAGCTGACCCGCTCGCCGGCCAGGGCGCGGCGGATCCAAGGGTCGCGCTCGCGGGCCATCTGCTCGCTGATGACGGTCTCGAGGGGCTTGCCGATGACCTCGTTGCGGTCGATGCCGAAGGCCTGCTCGTAGGCGCGGTTGGTGAAGAGGTAGCGGCACTCCTTGTCGAAGTAGGCGATCAGTGCCGGCACGTTGTCGGTGTAGATGCGGATATTGTTCTCCGAGCGGATCAACGCCTCTTCGATGCGCTTCTGCTGGGTGATGTCCTGGTAGGTGTAGACGAAGCCGCCTCCCGGCATGGGGTTGCCCTGGACCTCCAGCACGCTGCCATCCTGGCGGTAGCGCACGTAGCGGTGGGGCTGGCCGTCGCGGATATTGTCGATCAGCAGTTGGACGTGTTCCTCGGGGTCGCCGGGACCGTACTCGCCGTTATGGGCGTTGTAGCGGAAGATCTTGTCCATCGGCGCGCCTACCCGGATCAGGTGATCGGGAAAGCGGAACAGCTCCAGGTAGCGCTGGTTCCACACCACCAGGCGCATGTTCTGGTCGACCACGCTGATGCCCTGGTTGATGTTCTCGATGGTGGCCTGCAGCAGGGCACGGTTGAACTCCAGCACCTGGGAGGCCTCGTCGACGATCGAGATCACGTCCGAGATGCCGATGCCGCGCCCCTGCAGCGCCGAGTTGACCACGATGCGCGCCGAGGAGGCGCCGAGCACCGAGGCCAGGAAGCGTTCGGTGAACTGGATCACGTCGATGGAGGCGCGGTTGCCGTCCTCCAGCGGTTTGCCGGTGCGCCGCGCGTAGTCGTCGAAGGCGCGAGTCACCTGGCCGGCGGCGAGGAACCGCTCGCACAGCACCTTGAGATCGCCGACGGTGGTGGCGCCGGTCCAGGGGCGGTTGACCGAGGTCTGGCGGGTCTCGACGCTGTCGACGAACAGCGAGGCCTGGATGCGCTCGACCACCCGCTGCGAGGTGATCTGCGAGACGAAGATGTAGCAGAACAGGTTGACCCCGAGCGAGAGCATCACCCCATGGGTGAAGGAGTCGCCGAAATTGAGCCCGAACAGCGCGGTCGGGGTCAGCCAGGGATGGTCGAAGGGGCCGCCAACGAGCCACTCGGCCGGTAGCACGCCGGCCTGGATCATGCCCGGCATCAGCAGGCTGTAAGCCCAGATGGCGAACCCGGCGTTCATGCCCACCACCACGCCGAGGCGGTTGCCGCGCTTCCAGTAGAGCCCACCGAGCAGGGCCGGGGCGAACTGGGCCGCCGCGGCGAAGGAGAGCATGCCGATCGAGGCCAGCGAGGTGAACTCGCCGATCAGGCGGTAGAAGCCGTAGGCCAGCGCCAGGATCACCCCGATGGTGATGCGCCGTGCCTGGAGCACCAGGCGACCGTAATCGCGCGGACGGGCATCCAGCCAGCGCAGGCGGAACAGCAGCGGGATCACGATCTCGTTGGAGATCATGATCGAGACCGCCACCGTGGCCACGATCACCATGCCGGTGGCGGCGGAGAAGCCGCCGATGTAGGTGAGCAGGGTCAGCCACTGCTGGCCGGCGGCCATCGGCAGCGCCAGCACGAAGGTGTCGGGTTCCACCGAGCCGTCGGGGAACAGGGCCAGGCCGGCGGCGGCGATGGGCAGGATGAAGAAGGCGAAGGCCACCAGATAGAGCGGGAACAGCCAGCGCGCCTTGGCAGCATCATTGGGGTGGGTGTTCTCCACCACGGCGACGTGGAACTGGCGTGGCAGGCAGAAGATCGCCAGCATCGCCAGCAGCGTCTGGGCCCAGAAGCCGCGGCCGAAATCCTGGTCGGCGAGCTGACGCTGCAGCTCCATCTGGGTGTCGGCGATGGCCATCAGCTCGCCGAGGCCATCGAACATGCCCCAGGTGACGTAGGCGCCCAGGATCAGGAAGGCCAGCAGCTTGACCATCGACTCGAAGGCGACGGCGTGGATCAGCCCCTCGTGGTGCTCGGTGGCGTCGGTGTGGCGGGTACCGAACAGAATGGCGAAGGCGGCCATCACGATGGCCACGAAGAAGGCCGTATCGCCGAAGAGCGGGGTGTGGGTGATGTCCGCTGCTTCCGTCAGCACGGCGAACGAGGTCGACACGGCCTTCAACTGCAGGGCGATGTAGGGCAGCGTGCCGATCAGCGCGACCAGGCTGGCGAAGGCGGCCAGGGACTGCGCCTTGCCGTAGCGCGAGGCGATGAAGTCGGCAATCGAGGTGACGTTCTGCCGCTTGGCCACGCGGATCATCTTGGCCAGTATCGGCCAGAACAGCAGGAAGGTGAGGATCGGGCCGACGTAGATGCTGGCGAAGGACCAGCCCGCGGTGGCGGCTTGGCCGACCGCACCGTAGAAGCTCCAGGAGGTACAGTAGATGGCCAGCGCCAGGATGTAGATGACCGGGCGCTGGCGGCTGGCGCCGCGCCGACGCGCGTTGCGGTCTCCCAGCCAGGCGATGCCGAACAGGATGGCGATGTAGAGCAGTGAAACGG
This portion of the Billgrantia sulfidoxydans genome encodes:
- a CDS encoding hybrid sensor histidine kinase/response regulator: MFAGWLLIAVSLLYIAILFGIAWLGDRNARRRGASRQRPVIYILALAIYCTSWSFYGAVGQAATAGWSFASIYVGPILTFLLFWPILAKMIRVAKRQNVTSIADFIASRYGKAQSLAAFASLVALIGTLPYIALQLKAVSTSFAVLTEAADITHTPLFGDTAFFVAIVMAAFAILFGTRHTDATEHHEGLIHAVAFESMVKLLAFLILGAYVTWGMFDGLGELMAIADTQMELQRQLADQDFGRGFWAQTLLAMLAIFCLPRQFHVAVVENTHPNDAAKARWLFPLYLVAFAFFILPIAAAGLALFPDGSVEPDTFVLALPMAAGQQWLTLLTYIGGFSAATGMVIVATVAVSIMISNEIVIPLLFRLRWLDARPRDYGRLVLQARRITIGVILALAYGFYRLIGEFTSLASIGMLSFAAAAQFAPALLGGLYWKRGNRLGVVVGMNAGFAIWAYSLLMPGMIQAGVLPAEWLVGGPFDHPWLTPTALFGLNFGDSFTHGVMLSLGVNLFCYIFVSQITSQRVVERIQASLFVDSVETRQTSVNRPWTGATTVGDLKVLCERFLAAGQVTRAFDDYARRTGKPLEDGNRASIDVIQFTERFLASVLGASSARIVVNSALQGRGIGISDVISIVDEASQVLEFNRALLQATIENINQGISVVDQNMRLVVWNQRYLELFRFPDHLIRVGAPMDKIFRYNAHNGEYGPGDPEEHVQLLIDNIRDGQPHRYVRYRQDGSVLEVQGNPMPGGGFVYTYQDITQQKRIEEALIRSENNIRIYTDNVPALIAYFDKECRYLFTNRAYEQAFGIDRNEVIGKPLETVISEQMARERDPWIRRALAGERVSFEVSMRIADDLRYMLVTYTPHFGDSGAILGFFALYQDITERRLAEIALKETNETLEERVRERTQALSEANTALRQENRVRAEAEQALRQAKQVAEDANASKTRFLAAASHDLLQPLNAARLFTSALSHEMDADDMKRTIGHIDNSLQAAEELLGTLLDISKLDAGALTPRRSHFALADIFQPLRAEFEVMAEDRGLDLVVVPTRQWVDSDPQMLRRIVQNFLSNALRYTQEGRVLLGCRRRSSRLTIEVWDSGPGIPESKQAEIFQEFRRLDQATRHKESEKGLGLGLSIADRMSRVLDHPIKVFSREGVGTMFSVSVPVVAPRSAAERAEEAASPRRVGNKLAGTRILCIDNETLILEGMRAMLSGWGCEVYTATTIGGAKSVLRNLDGEPDAILADYHLDNEVTGLMALEALSERLQGAVPGIVITADRTEEVAEEIRRSGYHLLQKPVRPAALRALLTRTLQASRAPSA